ACTATATGGAGCCGCAAACCACACTGGTGGAAGTAGATAGCTCCACCATTTAATTTCAAAATTCATATTTGCACTAGTAATATCAAATACCCTCGGTATAATTTGATATCCTAAAGCAAGTACTATTGATAAGGCTATTTGGAAATAATTTATTATATCTTTAAGCTTTTCTCCATCAAATATTTTTAATATAAAATAATACAATATGGAAGTTATAAATATTGTAAAAAGTGAAAGTAATATTATTTCAAAAAAGAAAATTATAAAAAACTTAAATTTATATTTTATAAGTCCACCTATTAATGTGGGTCCTGCTATTGCCCCGGCAATAGAGGTAATATAAATTAATATATGAGTAGTCTTTGCTGCATTTATTGTTTTTGAATCTAATGGTTTGGTATTTAATATATTTTTATCACGAATATCCAAAAGCACAGAAGAAAAATCTGAAATCATAGTACTCATTATTAAAAACATTATAGCACCTATATTTATGCTCATTTTTACAACCATAGGTGATGAAATAAAAATGAAAGCCATAAGAAAAAGTCCCATTAATCCATATAAAAGCAGTGATTTTATAAAAGTATTCTTTTTATCCTTATTTTCTGTATCATTATATATTGTTGGAACTCTTCTATTATCCATTAAAAGCTTTAATTTAAGTATTGTTCTCATAGCAGGATAATTAATTCCAAGTTTATCATATATAAATTTAAATCTATCAACAAGTTTTAATATTTTAGAATCTTCCATTTCTATACCTCCTTTAGTACGGAGATAAATTCATTTGCAATCTCTTCATGTTTTGTAAATCCAGTTATTTGATTAAAAATTTGTTCAAGAGAACCTTCCATATTCTTTTCTTTTAATTCTTCAAAAGTACCATCTGCTGCAATTTGTCCATTATTTAATAATATTATTCTACTACTTATTTTCTGAACAACTTCCATTATGTGAGATGAATAAAATATAGTTTTCCCTTCTGATGCCAATTTTGAAAGAACCTCTTTAAAAACAAGTACACTGTTTGCATCAAGACCACTTAAAGGTTCATCTAAAAATAATATATCAGGATTGTGAATAAGACTTGAGATTATTAAAAGTTTTTGTCTCATACCCTTTGAATAAGAAGATATTCTTGAGTGATACGCCTTTTCTATATCAAACAAACTCATAAGTTTCTTTGCTTTATTGTTTACTTCTTCTAATTTCATGCCATATATTTCACCTAAAAAAGTTATATATTCATAAGCTGTTAAGTTATCATATATTTCTCCATTTTCGGGCACATAACCTATTTTACGTTTATATTCTACATTATCATCAGATATATTTTCTCCAAATATTTTCACTTCACCTTCATGCCCTTTAACTAAACCAAGCATTATCTTTACAGTAGTGCTTTTTCCAGCACCATTAGGACCTATATACCCAATAATTTCACCTTTATGTACATCTAAATTTATCCCTTTCAATACCTCTTTACTTCCATAATTCATTTTTAAATCTCTTATAGAAACTACTACATCATTTGACTTGTCCATAAATTACCTCCACTATAATTCATTATAAAATTTTACATAATTAGCTTAGATACATTCCTAATTATACCATATAAGAATATTAATAGAATACTTTTTTACCATGACATACTTAAATAAAATATATTAATATTTCTATTAATCTAAGCTTTTTGAACAACAAATTAAAGAAGCTATAGCTTTTTAGGTTAAAATTAGGTTAAATTTGTGTATAATTATTTAATATTAAAATTAAGCCTTTGTGATTATTTATGATTTATGATATATTATTTCTAAAATTACTTATATATTTTAGACTAAAAGAAAAGGTGGAGTTTATATAATGACGAAATATGCAATAGTATTCTTTATGTCCATGGTTCCAATTATAGAATTACGTGGAGCTATACCGTATTCTCAAATGTATCATTTACCTTTGTTGCAATCCTATATTATTGCAATTATAGGAAACATGTTACCCATGCCTTTTATATATCTATTTGCAAGGAAGATTCTTATATGGGGATCTAACAAACCTATTACTGGAAAATTTTTTACATGGTGTTTAGAAAAAGGGGGAAAAGCAGGTAAAAATCTACAAGAAAAAACAGGTGAAAAAGGTATGTTTTGGGCACTACTAATATTTGTTGCAATCCCAGCTCCTGGTACTGGTGCATGGACAGGAACTCTAGCAGCTAGCTTATTAGATATGGATTTTAAAACTAGTATTTTAGCCGTTATGCTTGGAGTATTAGTAGCAGGTATAATCATGGGGACTGCTAGTGTTGGTTTATTTAGCTTTTTTTAAAAGAAAATTTTAGAAAAAATAATTTAATATAAAAATACATAAAATTATTCAAATATGTTTTTTAGATTATAGAAAAAATTTTATTATTTGGGTAGTTTAATAAAAATACCAGCAAATTTAAGACTTGAATTAAAAATTCTTAGTTGAACAAATTGCATAATTAAAAGATTTCTAATCCGCATACAAAATATTATGCCTAAGTAAATAGGTTCATGGAATATAATAATCTATTTATATTTTAAAATGAATTATGCAATTTCCCCAGTTATAAATAAGGAACAATTTAATATGTATAATAAAAATCTAGTGAAAATTTATTATTTATATAGTCTAAAATTTTCACTAGATTTTATTTATAAATCAATATAAATTATATTTTTATATTATTGTAATTTTTAAGAGAATTTATTTTTTTAATTCTTTTCCTCTGCTATTTTGTTTATAACATCTATTCTCAAATCTCCCAATACATTAGCTAATTTAGTATTTATAACGTCATTTTTATATATGCTATTTTCGTTAGCCTCAACTATTTTAGAAACTTTTTCTTCTAACTTTTCATAGGTCATAAGATCTTCAAAATATAAATCCACTAAATCTTTTAAGCATGAAGCTAATTCTTTTGGGTTTTTGTATACCTTTCTCATTTTACTTATCCTCCGTATTAATTTTAGTAAATATTTTTTATACAGAACATAATTGTACCATAAAACAAAAAAGATGTGCTAATTTTCAAGAAATTTTCAAATACTGTTTCTTATACTTTTTTATAGCTTTCGAATTGAAATTTGTTTACATACCCAAGGAACAATTGTAATAAATTCACTAAGCTGTAAGTATCGAAGTATCAACTCGAAACTGCTCACTAACATATTTTGCATAGGTTTCGTGGCTTTTTACAAGTTCTTCATGGGTTCCGCTACCTGTTACTTTACCTTTTTCAATAAAATATATTTTATCACTATCCACAATAGTAGCTAATCTATGAGCAATAACAAGTGTTGTACGACCTTTCATTAAGTTAGAGAGAGCCTTTTGTACCATCATTTCTGATTCACTATCAAGGCTTGCTGTTGCTTCATCTAACATCAAAATTTTCGGATTACGTAAGAAGGCACGAGCAATTGCAATACGTTGACGTTGACCACCGGAAATTTTCACTCCACGTTCACCAACTTCTGTGTCAAGACCATTTTGCATATCTTCTACAAATTTTCGTGCATATGCAAGTTCTAATACATTCCAAAGTTCTTCATCTTTAAATTGTTTATCAAGACCATAATTTAAATTATCACGAATAGTTCCTGCCATAATTGCACTATCCTGAGAAACGAATCCAATTTGTCTACGATAATTTGTCAAATTAATATTTGTTATTTCTATATCATCAAATTTAATCCTTCCATTGCTAGGTTCATAAAATCTTTCAAGTAAACTAAAAATTGTTGACTTACCACCACCTGATGGACCTGCAAAAGCAACAATTTGATTTGGCTTTGCTTCAAAGGATATATTAGTCAATATTGGTTCATCTTTTTCATAGGAGAAATGGATATTTTCCACCTTAAGTTCCTTATTGGACAAATCAATTTCTTTAGCATTTTCAAAATCTTCTGGTTCTTCATTAAGTAATTCTTGTACACGCTTTGTTGAACCAGCAGCTTTAGCCATTTCTGAGAACAAGGTTGCAATACTAGGCATTGCTCCAATTAAATTAAATAAATACATTAAAAAGCTCATTAATGTTCCTATTGCCATTGCGCCTATAGCAATTCGATGCATACCATAAGCAAGTAGACCAAAAACCATACTCATAAATATCATCATCATAAATGGTTGCATTGTTGCATCAAAGATTGCTTCTTTCTTTCCCACTTTAAATAATTTATCTACTTCATTATTTGCACGTGTTTGTGATTGTTTTTCTGCATTAGATATTTTTACTAGTCTAATTTCACTTAATGTTTCACTCGCAATTCCATTAAACTTTGCAAGTGCATCTTGTCTAGTATGAGCAACTTTTGTTCCGAATGTCATAATTGGGATCATTACAATTATGACAATTGGTACTGCAACTAACATAGCCACACACATATGCCAATCCATTTTAATCATCATATATACTGATCCAATAACAAGTATTACACTGGCTAAGGTTTGTGGAAAAGTAGCAGCAAGTAGTTGTTTTACTTGCATAGTATCATTTACCAAACGGCTTGATATTTCACCAGCTTTCACTGTATCAAAATATTTTACTTTTAATGTAGTTAATTTTATCCATAGTGTTTTTCTTAAATTCTGAATGACATTTTCACCAAAAACCCCTAATATAGTTCCACCAATTGCTGAAACAATTGCAGAAGCAATAAATAACAAAACAACTTTTAATAATAGCGAATAATCCATTCCTTTAGAAAAATTGTTTACTAAAGATGCTGCTAATTTTGGAACATAAATTTGAACACTAGACGATATAATCAAAAAGATTACTCCAATAACCAAAAGATAATATTTAGGTTTTGTTGTTGTAATTAATTTGGTAAATTGTCTAAATGAAAATTTGGTTCCATCTTTACGTACTGGATTATTATCATGTCTGTCTTCACTCATTATTTATGTCTCCTTTCTCCAAATCTTCCGTGACTGCCGAAACCTCTAAAGCCACCAAAGTCACTGTGATTTAACATATGTTCCCTAATAATATGTTCGCGAGCACGTCCGAAGTGTGCTGACATTTTACCAAATTGCTGCCACATTTTATCATCGCTGAAAATTTCATTTAATTTTTTTTGGAAATCTTCACTTGAAACATTTTCTAATATACGAGTTAAATAATCATCTAACTTTTCAAGTTCATCTTCTTTAAAACCTTTAAATAACTTAACTTTCAAGTTTTCTGAGATATCCCCTCTATCTTTTAGACTTTCTCGTCCTTTATCAGTTATCAATACATAAGTAACCCTAGCATCTTCTTCAGATTTTACACGTTCAGCTGTTCCTACGTCCTCGAGTTTTTTAATAATCTGAGTTACACTAGATGGTTTGATATCTAAGTATTCAGCAATACGACCCGCCGTAACATTTTCTTCATTGGCCAATAAGCGTAATGTTTCAAAAGCATTATCTGTCTTCTCTTCCACCTCATCCCTAAAGAACATAAATGGTTGTCTGGCGATGTGCATTAAATTCTTTAATATATTATTTTTATGCATTTTATATTCCTCCGCTTTAATTTACTTAGTTTACATTTTATCTAACAAAATAAATTATATGCTTCTTTATTTTGTTTGTCAACATGAAAACTAAATAAATTTAATTAGGTTTGTAAATTCCTAGTAAACAAAAAAATTGGAAAATAAAATTCTAAATTTGTCATTAAATTTAAGTTCAATAAATGCTTCTAAATATTTAAATAAAAAGATTCTTAAAGTATCTAAAAGTACTATTTGCAACCTCTAAAAAAGAAATGAAAATAAGTAATAAAGAAAAAATAAACTGCAACTTATTAATGCAGCAAGGGAAATAAGAAAAAATTCTGTATCTAAAACTTTAATTACAGTTCACTTTGAAAAGTTCCTTCATCATATATAGTAGAATTATTTTTAGTTACTGTAATTATTTTTTCTTTAACTGCATATTTAAATAACTTACAGTTAAAAATTATTGGAAAGCTTGATGTGTATTTTAAAACTTGTGGATAGGTTATAATAAATTATAAAGAACATTTTAATTTATAAATCAGCAAAAAAACGAATTGCCACAAAACTAAATTAGTCTTGTGGCAATTTATATTATAGATTTCTTGCTAACAATTCTTATATTCGGTTGTGACACTTCAGCGGAACACCTATAATGTCACATAACCGAAGGATCGGTTTTAAATGTGCACATTATAGGTAGTGAAGCGAATTGCGCACAACCTAATGATGTATGTCTGGCAAATCTCCACCATGGCGCAACACCACAGCATAAAGGCCAAGAAATCTACAAATTTCATTCAATTTATTAAATAATACCATATTACAACTGAAAATTCAATGATTTATTCTAAGCTATTTATTAAATCCATGGCATCATCTATTATATTTTTGTATTTTTCTGAGTTTACACTTTTTATCCAGGAGGTCATTCCTGATATTTCCTTTATTGTTTTATATGATGGTATTTGTCCATTGTTTTTAAGTTTATTGGCATTATAAATTGCAGCTCTTAAATTTTTAATCCATTTCTTTTGAACTCCAATTTCTTCATTGTTTATTACAATACCAGTTATACATTGACGATTATTTTTGCGTAAGAATTTTGTTTTATTTTTGTTTATATTAAAGCCTTCTTCTTTTACTATCTTTGAAATTAATCCAATTAATCTTCCATAAGTTAAATCTGTGTTTTCATTCATAAAACTAAAACTCATATCATCTGCATATCTAGTATATGTGAAACTATATTTAGATGCTAGTCCACTTAATCTTTTATCCAACTTTGCACAAATAATATTTGTAATCATAGGACTTGCTGGTGAACCTTGAGGTAAAATTCTGTGTGATGTTTTAACGTACTTAGTTTCTCCTCTAACCTCTATTTCCATTCTTTCACAATATGTACAAATCATAGCCAATAATGATGCAACATAACCTGAGTATCCAAAACTTTTAAACATTCCTCTTACTCTTTCAAAAGTAATGGTTGGAAAGAAATCCTCCAAATCAATATTAATTAATAATTCTGGTCTACTCTCGTGAGCTTTTGCTCCTGAAACAACTGATTTTTCTTTTAAGAATCCATGTGCATATTCACTTACTGGAAGCTTTGATAAAATATCTTCTAAGATTTTTCTTTGAGCACTTTTAAGTAATGATTTAGGTGCTGCAATATTACGTACTCCACCTTTTTTCTTAGGAATAGTATATCTGTGATAGTTATCAACAGAAACTACATCTCTATGATAAACCAAAAATCTTAACTTTTTATATTCTATACTAAGAAACTCAGCTAACTCTTTATCATCCTTTATAATAGGCAGTTCTTGTGCTTCTAATTTTTCAATATTTGTTTCTACATCTTGAAGTGACCCTGAATATCCTTTTCCGATAAATACAATCTTATCTTCCTTTGTTTTTTGCCATGCTTCAGACCTTTGTTGCTTTTCAAGTTCTCTTTGTTTTTTTCTTTCAGCACGTCTTTTAATAGACTCTTCCATTATAGTTTTAGATACATCTAATCTAATTTTTTCATAATCCCAAGTTTCATTGTACTTTTTTTGAAGCTCTCTTAATTTTTCATTTATTTTTTCTTTTTCTTCATATAACTTAGTAATTTCATCCGCTACCTTTTGGTATTTCTTTAATAAATCTTTTCTTTGTGCATACTGTTCTTTAGTCTCATTTTCTTGTCTTTCATAAGGTGTAGGCAAATCTTTTGGCCAAAATCCATATTCTTGCATCTTTATAAGGGTAAATTCTTTTTTACCCATTTGATTTATAGTTTCTCTATAGTTTTGTTTATTGTCAATCATAATAACTTCTCCATAATATCATTGATTTTGTATTCTTTATTTGGTTCTAGTTTTACTCTTAAAAACTTTGTAGAAATCATATATAAAGCAAGAATATGTGAACAAGGAGCCGAAATATTTCTAGGGCCTTTATTAAACTCTCTACAGTTACATTTAACCTTTGAAATTTGACCATCCTCATCTATTGTTAAAACTGTTTCTGTTAAATCAAATTTTCTATCATAATCAGGTGTACGATAGTATTTCCATTTTCTATATTTAGGGTTTGGCATTTTTAATGAATGTTTAAAGATATATTCATTGCCTTCTGTGATTTTTACATTAAAGCCATCCATACTTTCTTTCATATGTTCTTGAACTTTTAGCTCCGTTTCTGTTGTTTCATATAATTCTTTTGGAATAGAGTCATTACACAGTCTTCTAAATCTTACAGTATCATTTACTGCATCATAATAACCTTCTCCCTTTCTTAAAAGCATACCTACTCCTGCTTTGTTTAAAGCCTCTGGAGTATCATTTAAATTATTGTAAATATCCTCCATTGAAGCTAATCGTTTTTCTTTTAATAAGCCATAAACTTTATCATAACTTCCTTCACCGATAAATCCACTTAAAATGTTAAATGCTGTTCCTTTAACCCAATCATTAGAAGACCATGATGATAAACCAATAGTCATTTTCATATTTCCCATGTCAGCTATAATAAATTGAGGCATTCCAAAGCCAAGCAGTCTTACTTTAAAAGAATTAGCTAGTGGAATTATCTTTTCTAAAACCAACCAACGTCTTCTTCCCCATATTTTTTCTTCTCTCTTCTTTTCACCAGTATATATTGCTTTAAGAGTAAGAGTTTTGCCAAAAGGTTCAAAAACAATTTTTACAGGCTTGTTTGGCTCTAAAACCCATTTCATATATCTTGGACTTTTATTTGCTTTATGTCTTCTTAAAAATGAACATATATCATACATATCTATAGGGCATAGTTCTATATCTATACCACCCAAGCTTGCTGCTGAAGATACTTGATTAAATCCCTTTATCCAAGTTTCTGGAAGGTCTATTTTCTTTTCCATATGCTCAGGCATTACCCCACTGTCAACTGCAAAACCTTCTGGATTAACAGAAAGCTCAACATCACTATAGGTTCTAAATCTCTCTATTTCTTTAGCTAATTTAGCCGAAAAGTCTATATTAGTTGTTCCAAGTTTAGGTTCTTGAAGCATTTCAAACTCTTCCATATCAATTGATAAACATCCATATGTAGATTCATCCACAGAAAAAGCTTCAAAAGAAACTTGATCTTTATGTACTGTTATTACAGGGTCCAACACAAACCAAAGGTTCAAATCTCTTTCTCTTATAAATTTCCAAAAGTCTCGTTCAAGTTTATAGTAATCTTTCCAAACATCATGTTTATCAATTTCTTTTTGTATATTGTTTTTTACATCAATTAGCTTAAATATATCTGAATTTTTATCATCCAATTTAGCTAACAACTCATTCATATCTTTGCTTATATTTTCTCTAGCTTCTGGCAAATACTGTTTGTGTTTTAAAATTCTTCTTTCTATTTCTCCATCAAGCCATTCAAAGAACTCAACTCTTTCCTTCTTTTTTTGACTCATATCTGAAACAACAATTTCACGAAGCATAAGCATAGCATCTCTAAATATAAGTGGATTTTTTAATTTTCCTAAAAAGGATACCTGCTCCTCTCTAGAAAGCTCTGGACTAAGTCCTAAAGTAGTTTTTTCATTTTGATTTATGCACATTGACGGGCTTGCATACTTATAATTAACCTTCAAAAGATACAGCCTCCCTTCTGATTTTAGCTAGTGTAGTAAGTGCACGTTCTGAATCTGTAATTATATTTGAACCTCCAATATCCAAAAGCATATCTTCAAATTCTTCTAATTTATTTCTATATTTAAGTACAAATTTAGGAATAGCTTCATATACCTTATCCTTACTCTTAGAAACTTTATTAGGAAGATATAAAAGAGTTTTTACATAATAAGTAAATAATTTTTCATCACCATTACCTAAGTTATCAAGTATTTGTTGTGTTTTATAAGATATATACGCTTTTACCTCGCAGGCTGTGTGCTCCAGCATTTGAATTATAAATTCTTTAGGAATTAAATCTCCGTAAATTTCATCAAGCTTTCTAAGTCCAAACAAATAAACTTTACTTACCGGAGAATCAATTATAATTCTATGCAGTTTCTTTTGATCTTCTTTGTCCATTTTGTCAAAAATTTCTTCTGCATTTTTATTTAGCATAGTTACATCAGATTCAAGCATAATTAATAAAGTAGAAAATCTCTTCTTTAATTCTTCACTGTTTTCCATTATAAGCTCAAATAATATTTTAATCATTTGAGATGTACCAGTTTCTAATATGCTTATAAATTCTGAATCTAATGGTATCTTTTTATATTTTATTGCTTCTAAAATGCATATAACTTGTCTGTTTCTTACTGAAACTGCTTTCTGCACAAATTCTATATTAGTGTTTTCAATTAAGTTATTTAAATCTTCATATGAAAGTGATAATATCAATTCTTCTAAATATGTTTCCATCCAATCTGACATCTTAGCTTTATCAAAAATAGTTGAAATAACATAACCTATTAAATCTATTTTTTCACTCTCTGAAAAACTTTGAACTTTACTTGTAGAGTTTGAAAGTATGTCTTTAATTTCTTTAGATAAATCAATATTAGAGCCTTCAAATTTCTCTGAGCTATCTACAATACTCTTTACAAATTTTAAATACTCATTTTTCTCTAATGAAAGGACATTTTTTTCAAATAAGTTTGTCCATTTATGTAAGTTATCTAAAAGCATAAACTCTACTAAATCTTCAGTTTTAAATGAACCATTTGTTTTTTCAAAAAACTCTAGAGCAAGCTCATGAATTTCTTCACTTTCATCATTAATTAAATGAAACATTAATTTTGAATCAAAAGCATTAAGCTTATTTAACTTATCCTTAAGAATAGTCATAAACATCTCTGCAAGTGGTTTATAAGAAATTTGTGTTAACTTACTTAACCTTTTATAACTCATTTTATCAATAAGTTCATTAGTTTTTTCTGAGTCCTTTAAAATATAGTAGCATGCCTTAAATACTGTATCTATGTTTGCATTGCTAGCAATATATAATACATCCTCCAGATGATTGTCCCAGATTTCTCTCATAAACTCATATCTACCTTCAAGCTTCATTAATTGGTCACTTTTCATCCACTCATGTCTAGCATAGGAGTTTTCCCAACCTACAGGAGGTTTTTCAATAAAATCATAATATAAATAGTTCTTTATAAAATCATTAAATTGGAAATTACCTTTAAATTTGCATACATAATCATACTTTGTATAACTTGTTAAAAGTGATTTCATAGCTTCCATAAATTTATCTTCATCATTTTTTGCATAAGAAGCAATAATTCTTTTTATGTATCTTTTAAAATATTTTAATACTTTACCTTTTCCATTACCCTTAAAATAATAAGTCAATCTTGGTGCATCTAAATAATATGCTATTTTTCCAATAACATCTGCCAGCCCATAAGCTTCAGCTTCTTCTAGTGTGTTTTTAAGCTCATTAATATTTAGTACTACTCCATCACTATATGTACTTATTTTATAACGGTCTTTAACTCTACTAGTTACCCACTTCCAATTTCCATTTTCATTTTCATATCTTCCACAATACTCTCTTAATAGTTCTTGAGCAGCATATTTTCTATATTGTGCTCCTTCAAGAATTTTATCTTTTGGAAACTCCTTATCATTAAGTTTAATTAAATGTAAATCCATATCTTCAACATGTTCTCGTATCCATGCTTCTCTTTTATCTCTTAATTCTTTTGTTAGCGCATTCACATAAATATCTGCACATCTTTTTACACCCTTTGTATAGCTTTCCGCACTCCAATTAATATCGGCTTTAATAATAGTTTTTGCCTCTTTAATTAATAATGAATTTTTTTTCTTAGCAAACTCTAAAAATAAACCTGATATTAATTCAGTACTCCCAACCTTTAAAATTAAATCAAATACCTCTTTAGGAGGATTACTTTCTAACAATTCATTTAATAACTTTTTCCTCATATAAAGATTTTTGTTGCTTGTAATGTCACAAATAATTGAATAATAATTAGAATTCTCTTCATTTATTTTTAAAATATCATTAGGCTGTTTAACTAATATAAAACCATCAAAATCAATGTTTTTAGCTTCTATTTTTTCTACACACTCTTCATATAACATTTTTGTAAAATAAGGTAATGTAATTTTCTTATCTTCGTCTAACTTTTTAAACTCTTTAACTAAATAATTTTCATCACGTCTCCAATACCAGTCATACTTTAATCCTGTTTTGTAGTACATTTTAGGAAACTCTTCTTTTTTATCGTGGTATCCACCTTCCTCTATTATTTTTATAGCTTGGAATGATGGTAAATGTCCTTCTCTGCCACTAAACACAGCATAACTATCATATTTAACATTGTCTTTAAGAACATTAACAATAGCTTCTTCATCACCTTGAGTACTTTCAAATTCATGTTTCCCATAAAGAATAAGAAAACTTGGATTATTACTCTTATCATATCCCCATAAAACTATACTTCTCAGTGGGTTACACTCCTTTTTCCATATTTTACTCGGTGCTTTGAAATTTTTATTAGTTTCTACTTGTTCAACTATATCTTCTTTCTGATTTAAGAGAGAAAATACTGTTTTAAAAAAATTGTTTTCTTTAAACTTTGGCATAATAGTAAACCACCTTAATTTTTAATTTAAATTATTAATATTATATATCATTACCCTGCTATTGAAAAGAATATAAAAGAAAACATAGGAATTTTTTCTTCATATTCTATAATTAATCATTTTAAAAAAGCTCCCACAATACAGTGTGAGAGCCTTTTAAATTATTCTTCTATTTTAATTTCTTCTGTGTCAGTTGTTATAATTCTAGCAACTTTAAGACTTGAAAGATCTCCATTTTTATTTTGGAATATGTTCTGGTCTACTATAGTCTTACCGCAATTCTTTATTTCCTCTTCTGTTACATCCTCTTTAACCTTTGGGATCT
Above is a window of Clostridium sporogenes DNA encoding:
- a CDS encoding ABC transporter ATP-binding protein, translated to MDKSNDVVVSIRDLKMNYGSKEVLKGINLDVHKGEIIGYIGPNGAGKSTTVKIMLGLVKGHEGEVKIFGENISDDNVEYKRKIGYVPENGEIYDNLTAYEYITFLGEIYGMKLEEVNNKAKKLMSLFDIEKAYHSRISSYSKGMRQKLLIISSLIHNPDILFLDEPLSGLDANSVLVFKEVLSKLASEGKTIFYSSHIMEVVQKISSRIILLNNGQIAADGTFEELKEKNMEGSLEQIFNQITGFTKHEEIANEFISVLKEV
- a CDS encoding small multi-drug export protein, which produces MTKYAIVFFMSMVPIIELRGAIPYSQMYHLPLLQSYIIAIIGNMLPMPFIYLFARKILIWGSNKPITGKFFTWCLEKGGKAGKNLQEKTGEKGMFWALLIFVAIPAPGTGAWTGTLAASLLDMDFKTSILAVMLGVLVAGIIMGTASVGLFSFF
- a CDS encoding TIGR04540 family protein; its protein translation is MRKVYKNPKELASCLKDLVDLYFEDLMTYEKLEEKVSKIVEANENSIYKNDVINTKLANVLGDLRIDVINKIAEEKN
- a CDS encoding ABC transporter ATP-binding protein/permease, which encodes MSEDRHDNNPVRKDGTKFSFRQFTKLITTTKPKYYLLVIGVIFLIISSSVQIYVPKLAASLVNNFSKGMDYSLLLKVVLLFIASAIVSAIGGTILGVFGENVIQNLRKTLWIKLTTLKVKYFDTVKAGEISSRLVNDTMQVKQLLAATFPQTLASVILVIGSVYMMIKMDWHMCVAMLVAVPIVIIVMIPIMTFGTKVAHTRQDALAKFNGIASETLSEIRLVKISNAEKQSQTRANNEVDKLFKVGKKEAIFDATMQPFMMMIFMSMVFGLLAYGMHRIAIGAMAIGTLMSFLMYLFNLIGAMPSIATLFSEMAKAAGSTKRVQELLNEEPEDFENAKEIDLSNKELKVENIHFSYEKDEPILTNISFEAKPNQIVAFAGPSGGGKSTIFSLLERFYEPSNGRIKFDDIEITNINLTNYRRQIGFVSQDSAIMAGTIRDNLNYGLDKQFKDEELWNVLELAYARKFVEDMQNGLDTEVGERGVKISGGQRQRIAIARAFLRNPKILMLDEATASLDSESEMMVQKALSNLMKGRTTLVIAHRLATIVDSDKIYFIEKGKVTGSGTHEELVKSHETYAKYVSEQFRVDTSILTA
- a CDS encoding MarR family transcriptional regulator produces the protein MHKNNILKNLMHIARQPFMFFRDEVEEKTDNAFETLRLLANEENVTAGRIAEYLDIKPSSVTQIIKKLEDVGTAERVKSEEDARVTYVLITDKGRESLKDRGDISENLKVKLFKGFKEDELEKLDDYLTRILENVSSEDFQKKLNEIFSDDKMWQQFGKMSAHFGRAREHIIREHMLNHSDFGGFRGFGSHGRFGERRHK
- a CDS encoding retron St85 family RNA-directed DNA polymerase; the encoded protein is MIDNKQNYRETINQMGKKEFTLIKMQEYGFWPKDLPTPYERQENETKEQYAQRKDLLKKYQKVADEITKLYEEKEKINEKLRELQKKYNETWDYEKIRLDVSKTIMEESIKRRAERKKQRELEKQQRSEAWQKTKEDKIVFIGKGYSGSLQDVETNIEKLEAQELPIIKDDKELAEFLSIEYKKLRFLVYHRDVVSVDNYHRYTIPKKKGGVRNIAAPKSLLKSAQRKILEDILSKLPVSEYAHGFLKEKSVVSGAKAHESRPELLINIDLEDFFPTITFERVRGMFKSFGYSGYVASLLAMICTYCERMEIEVRGETKYVKTSHRILPQGSPASPMITNIICAKLDKRLSGLASKYSFTYTRYADDMSFSFMNENTDLTYGRLIGLISKIVKEEGFNINKNKTKFLRKNNRQCITGIVINNEEIGVQKKWIKNLRAAIYNANKLKNNGQIPSYKTIKEISGMTSWIKSVNSEKYKNIIDDAMDLINSLE
- a CDS encoding DUF2922 domain-containing protein, producing the protein MSTKKYLNLVFRTTEDSTSTIKIPKVKEDVTEEEIKNCGKTIVDQNIFQNKNGDLSSLKVARIITTDTEEIKIEE